A portion of the Cryptomeria japonica chromosome 5, Sugi_1.0, whole genome shotgun sequence genome contains these proteins:
- the LOC131032758 gene encoding wall-associated receptor kinase 3, which translates to MEKLTIELDSKVKEDKDKLEQIVVSFDGTESLTNTVDGQIFLLESEILALEREQDKLIRWAKELRGLDSVIFLCKLCPVFIIGIITSVTQFVQNLEIFHGFCVFFNETITCRKDEDTGMMVPFLHAYKGGSYDHLIWDYYKIMEIDYMGYLTVNSTSLKTRSCGISAELFQNGRYAYSTLAVGRCISLCYTPRPQIDPPYCQYGCCEINLLDNFKWINFTGGGVFSLRNSTSNVFDEFGGFSTIFDPSTFRVVDNNTNLFWGKGRKADYGLRLNWGVGLSNCSTVQGTANYSCSINAECLESPSGEGHLCRCLPGYVGNGYSNGTDCTDVDECSRIDLNMCVKPDQGGTCHNLPGSYNYSCADGYKGDGFHNGTRCASTSSNHVVFPATAGSVSSFVVVSLASFLLVWRVRKLLEDKYYQQLRDFMTSTVGKESLRIFSDEDLEKASNNFSNEKVLGKGGFGTVFKGILLDGTLVAIKKSEKPFKLEESHDFLNEVAASRNIPICQCWYPNGTLSEHLHSQEGFLAWASCLQIAIETAEALAYLHSGASQPIFHWDIKSSNILLNETSSPKVADFGISRLITASNNTHVTNIIKGTRGYLDPEYIRTGQFNDKSDVYSFGVVLVELLTALKPFSPERATDELCLPDYFLAIINDNHKRLREILDSKVLKEENLQQMEDMARLARECLDFERRKRLSMKEVVEELLWVRGGARKKKVRVDAIFEQTSVLREASQTAYKFRSYTFPSAAEATLEEPSTALLQMSTMP; encoded by the exons GATTCTGTAATATTTTTGTGCAAACTGTGTCCAGTTTTTATCATCGGCATCATTACCAGCGTGACACAATTTGTGCAGAATCTGGAGATTTTCCATGGTTTCTGTGTGTTTTTTAATGAAACT ATTACATGCAGGAAGGATGAAGATACTGGAATGATGGTTCCATTTCTTCATGCCTATAAGGGTGGGAGTTATGATCATCTAATTTGGGATTATTATAAGATTATGGAGATCGACTATATGGGTTACCTCACTGTTAATTCGACTTCTCTCAAAACCAGGTCATGTGGTATTAGCGCTGAGTTATTCCAG AACGGTCGGTACGCATATTCGACATTGGCAGTTGGAAGATGTATATCACTATGTTACACTCCTCGCCCTCAAATTGATCCGCCATACTGCCAGTATGGCTGTTGTGAAATTAACCTTCTAGATAACTTTAAGTGGATAAATTTCACAGGTGGAGGTGTGTTTAGCTTGCGCAATTCTACTAGCAATGTTTTTGATGAATTTGGTGGCTTCTCCACCATATTTGACCCTTCCACCTTCAGAGTGGTAGATAATAACACAAACCTCTTTTGGGGAAAAGGTCGGAAGGCTGATTATGGTCTCCGCCTTAACTGGGGTGTCGGCCTTTCGAATTGCTCCACGGTTCAAGGAACTGCCAATTATTCTTGCTCCATCAACGCAGAATGCCTTGAATCCCCTTCCGGAGAAGGTCACTTATGCAGATGCCTTCCAGGATATGTAGGAAATGGTTACTCTAATGGCACAGACTGCACCG ATGTAGATGAATGCAGTCGCATAGACTTGAATATGTGTGTTAAACCAGATCAAGGAGGAACATGCCATAATTTGCCAGGTTCCTACAACTATTCGTGCGCAGACGGATATAAGGGAGATGGCTTTCATAACGGGACAAGATGTGCATCTACAAGTTCAAATCATGTTGTCTTTCCTGCGACCGCAG GATCCGTCTCTTCGTTTGTGGTTGTATCTTTAGCATCATTTCTTCTGGTTTGGCGGGTAAGGAAACTTTTGGAGGACAAGTATTATCAACAGCTGCGCGACTTCATGACTTCTACAGTGGGGAAAGAAAGCCTCAGAATTTTTTCTGACGAAGATTTGGAAAAGGCTTCTAATAATTTTTCAAATGAAAAGGTGTTGGGAAAAGGTGGCTTCGGAACTGTATTCAAAGGCATTCTATTGGATGGTACTCTTGTGGCCATTAAAAAGTCGGAGAAACCATTCAAACTAGAGGAAAGCCATGACTTTCTTAATGAA GTTGCTGCATCCAGAAACATACCAATTTGCCAATGTTGGTATCCGAATGGAACACTGtctgaacatttacactcccaagAGGGATTTTTGGCTTGGGCGTCGTGTCTGCAGATTGCAATTGAGACGGCGGAGGCTTTGGCATATCTGCATTCTGGAGCATCTCAACCCATTTTCCACTGGGATATAAAATCGTCTAACATTCTTTTGAATGAGACATCTTCTCCTAAAGTTGCAGACTTCGGAATTTCTCGTCTCATCACTGCTTCCAATAACACACATGTCACCAACATTATAAAGGGCACAAGGGGTTACTTAGATCCTGAGTACATCCGAACGGGTCAGTTCAACGACAAAAGCGATGTCTACAGTTTTGGTGTAGTCCTGGTTGAGCTTTTAACAGCTCTCAAACCTTTCTCTCCAGAAAGAGCCACTGACGAGTTGTGCTTACCTGATTATTTTCTTGCCATAATCAACGACAACCACAAGCGCCTCAGGGAAATCTTAGATAGCAAAGTACTGAAGGAGGAAAACCTGCAACAGATGGAAGATATGGCAAGGTTAGCAAGAGAATGTCTGGATTTCGAAAGGAGGAAAAGGCTCTCCATGAAAGAAGTTGTGGAAGAACTTTTATGGGTAAGAGGCGGTGCGAGAAAGAAAAAAGTCCGTGTTGATGCAATATTTGAGCAGACAAGCGTTCTCAGAGAAGCATCACAAACGGCATACAAATTTAGGAGTTACACTTTTCCGTCTGCAGCTGAGGCTACGCTCGAGGAACCATCCACTGCACTGCTTCAGATGTCGACAATGCCTTGA